In Shouchella patagoniensis, the following are encoded in one genomic region:
- the rpsL gene encoding 30S ribosomal protein S12, with amino-acid sequence MPTINQLIRKGRVDKIKKSDSPALNKGYNSFKKAQTNVSSPQKRGVCTRVGTMTPKKPNSALRKYARVRLTNSIEVTAYIPGIGHNLQEHSVVLIRGGRVKDLPGVRYHIVRGALDTAGVQNRMQGRSKYGTKRPKEKK; translated from the coding sequence ATGCCTACTATTAACCAATTAATTCGTAAAGGTCGCGTAGACAAAATTAAAAAGTCTGATTCACCAGCACTTAACAAAGGGTATAACAGCTTCAAAAAAGCTCAAACAAATGTGTCTTCACCACAGAAGCGCGGTGTTTGTACTCGTGTTGGTACAATGACTCCGAAGAAACCGAACTCGGCTCTTCGTAAATATGCTCGTGTACGTTTGACGAACTCAATTGAGGTAACTGCATACATCCCAGGAATCGGCCATAACTTACAAGAGCACAGCGTTGTTCTTATCCGTGGCGGTCGTGTAAAAGATTTACCGGGGGTGCGTTACCACATCGTTCGTGGTGCACTTGATACAGCGGGTGTTCAAAACCGTATGCAAGGTCGTTCTAAATATGGAACAAAAAGACCAAAAGAGAAAAAATAA
- the rpsG gene encoding 30S ribosomal protein S7, producing the protein MPRKGPVERRDVLPDPIYNSKLVTRLINRIMVDGKRGTAQTILYNAFELVKQRSGNDPMEVFDQALKNIMPVLEVKARRVGGSNYQVPIEVKPDRRTTLGLRWLVNYARLRGEKTMEERLANEILDAANNTGSAVKKREDTHKMAEANKAFAHYRW; encoded by the coding sequence ATGCCTCGTAAAGGTCCTGTTGAACGTCGTGACGTATTGCCTGATCCAATTTACAATTCTAAACTTGTTACCCGCCTCATTAACCGTATTATGGTTGACGGGAAGCGCGGAACTGCACAAACAATTCTTTATAATGCATTTGAACTTGTAAAACAGCGCAGTGGAAACGATCCAATGGAAGTTTTTGATCAAGCATTGAAAAACATCATGCCTGTACTTGAAGTTAAAGCTCGCCGTGTTGGTGGTTCGAACTATCAAGTGCCGATCGAAGTTAAACCAGATCGTCGTACGACACTTGGTCTACGTTGGTTGGTAAACTACGCACGTCTTCGTGGCGAAAAGACAATGGAAGAACGTCTTGCTAACGAAATTCTTGATGCAGCTAACAACACTGGTTCTGCGGTTAAGAAACGTGAAGATACGCATAAAATGGCAGAAGCAAACAAAGCGTTTGCTCACTACCGTTGGTAG
- a CDS encoding 50S ribosomal protein L7ae-like protein, translating into MSYEKVEQARNPIIGKKQTLKALHARLVKELYVAKDADLRITQEALDAAKHTDVTVVYVDSMKRLGKACGIEVGAATVALRK; encoded by the coding sequence ATGTCTTATGAAAAAGTAGAACAGGCAAGAAATCCGATTATCGGAAAAAAACAGACACTAAAAGCATTGCACGCTCGTCTAGTGAAAGAGCTATACGTAGCAAAAGACGCTGATTTGCGTATTACGCAAGAAGCACTTGATGCTGCGAAGCATACAGATGTTACGGTCGTGTATGTCGATTCGATGAAACGGCTTGGAAAAGCTTGTGGAATCGAAGTTGGCGCAGCCACTGTGGCGTTAAGGAAATAA
- the fusA gene encoding elongation factor G, translating into MAREFSLKDTRNIGIMAHIDAGKTTATERILFYTGRVHKIGETHEGASQMDWMAQEQERGITITSAATTAQWKDHRINIIDTPGHVDFTVEVERSLRVLDGAVAVLDAQSGVEPQTETVWRQATTYGVPRIVFVNKMDKTGADFMYSVGTLRDRLQANAHPIQLPIGAEDEFTGFIDLIEMDAHISKDDLGQEWETTDIPSEYQEQATKMRESLVEAVAELDEELMMKYLEGEELTKEELKTAIRQGTCNVEFYPVICGSAFKNKGVQALLDAVLAYLPSPLDVAAIRGHVPDSEEEVTREPGDDQPFSALAFKVMTDPFVGKLTFFRVYSGTLNSGSYVRNATKDKRERVGRILQMHANSREEISTVYSGDIAAAVGLKDTTTGDTLCDEKSLVILESMQFPEPVIHLSVEPKSKADQDKMGIALAKLAEEDPTFKTHTDEETGQTIIGGMGELHLDILVDRMKREFKVEANVGAPQVSYRETIRSSAKVEGKFVRQSGGRGQFGHVWVEFSPNEEGAGFEFENAIVGGAVPREYISSVEAGIEEALDNGMIAGYPVIDLKAKLYDGSYHDVDSSEMAFKIAASMALKNAKSKCSPVLLEPLMKVEIVIPEEYMGDIMGDVTARRGRVEGMEARGNAQIVKAFVPLAEMFGYATSLRSRTQGRGTYSMFFDHYEEVPKSVSEEIIKKQTGA; encoded by the coding sequence ATGGCAAGAGAATTCTCCTTAAAAGATACGCGTAATATCGGCATCATGGCTCACATTGATGCCGGTAAAACGACGGCAACGGAACGTATTTTGTTCTACACAGGTCGTGTGCATAAGATTGGTGAAACACACGAAGGTGCTTCTCAAATGGACTGGATGGCGCAAGAGCAAGAGCGTGGTATTACAATCACATCTGCTGCAACAACAGCTCAATGGAAAGATCACCGTATCAATATCATTGATACACCTGGACACGTAGACTTTACAGTTGAAGTTGAACGTTCTTTACGTGTACTTGATGGGGCTGTAGCGGTACTAGATGCACAATCAGGTGTTGAACCGCAAACAGAAACAGTATGGCGTCAAGCAACAACATATGGCGTACCTCGTATTGTATTCGTTAATAAAATGGATAAAACGGGTGCGGACTTTATGTATTCAGTAGGAACTTTGCGTGATCGTTTACAAGCAAACGCGCACCCAATTCAGTTGCCTATCGGAGCGGAAGATGAATTCACTGGATTCATTGACTTAATCGAGATGGATGCTCATATTTCTAAGGATGACCTTGGACAAGAGTGGGAAACAACTGATATTCCTTCAGAATATCAAGAACAAGCAACAAAAATGCGTGAATCTCTAGTTGAAGCTGTAGCGGAACTAGACGAAGAACTCATGATGAAGTATCTTGAAGGTGAAGAGCTAACAAAAGAAGAACTTAAAACTGCAATCCGTCAAGGAACATGTAACGTTGAGTTCTATCCTGTAATTTGTGGTTCTGCTTTCAAAAACAAAGGGGTTCAAGCACTTCTAGATGCAGTACTTGCTTACCTTCCATCACCGCTTGATGTAGCAGCTATTCGTGGTCATGTTCCTGACAGTGAAGAAGAAGTTACACGTGAGCCTGGTGATGACCAGCCGTTCTCGGCACTTGCATTTAAAGTAATGACGGATCCTTTTGTAGGGAAACTTACATTCTTCCGTGTTTACTCTGGTACACTCAACTCTGGTTCTTACGTGCGTAATGCAACGAAAGACAAGCGCGAACGTGTAGGTCGTATCCTTCAAATGCACGCCAATTCACGTGAGGAAATCTCTACGGTTTACTCTGGTGACATTGCCGCTGCAGTTGGTTTAAAAGATACAACTACTGGAGATACTCTATGTGATGAAAAGAGCCTTGTAATCTTAGAATCCATGCAGTTCCCAGAGCCTGTTATTCACTTGTCTGTTGAACCAAAGTCAAAAGCAGACCAAGATAAAATGGGTATCGCTCTTGCTAAACTAGCAGAAGAGGATCCAACTTTCAAAACGCATACAGATGAAGAAACGGGTCAAACAATCATCGGTGGTATGGGTGAACTTCACCTTGATATCCTCGTTGACCGTATGAAACGTGAGTTTAAAGTAGAAGCAAACGTGGGAGCTCCACAGGTTTCTTACCGTGAAACAATTCGTTCATCAGCAAAAGTTGAAGGTAAATTTGTTCGTCAATCTGGTGGTCGTGGTCAGTTCGGACACGTTTGGGTTGAGTTCTCTCCAAACGAAGAAGGCGCTGGCTTTGAATTCGAAAATGCTATCGTTGGTGGGGCTGTTCCTCGTGAATATATCTCATCAGTAGAAGCTGGGATTGAAGAAGCTCTTGATAATGGTATGATTGCAGGTTACCCTGTTATTGACCTTAAAGCGAAGCTTTACGATGGATCTTACCATGATGTCGATTCATCCGAGATGGCATTTAAAATTGCCGCTTCAATGGCACTTAAAAATGCAAAATCTAAATGTAGTCCAGTTCTTCTTGAACCATTGATGAAAGTTGAAATCGTGATTCCTGAGGAATACATGGGAGACATTATGGGTGATGTAACAGCTCGTCGTGGACGTGTTGAAGGTATGGAAGCTCGCGGTAACGCACAAATTGTTAAGGCATTTGTACCGCTTGCTGAAATGTTTGGATATGCTACAAGTCTTCGTTCTCGTACACAAGGTCGCGGAACATACTCTATGTTCTTTGATCATTATGAAGAAGTACCAAAAAGTGTATCTGAAGAAATCATTAAAAAACAAACGGGTGCTTAA